The Flavobacterium sp. 140616W15 sequence CTTTCATTTGGGTTAGAAATTGAGATTTGTATTTTTTCTCAAATTCTTGAAGTAAATATGATTTTTTTCCTGTTTGGTAATCTTTTCCGGCTGCCTGCCAATATAAATGCTCAAAACTAGTTTCTAAATCGGTATTTGAATCAAAACTTTCTTTGTATCTGCGATCTGTTAAATTGATAACATCGGTTGATGAAAACTCTATTAGGCGATATTGTGCGCTTTGAAAACCACTGGCTGGAGTTAGTGTATTTCGGAATTTCATATATTGTTCAACTTCCATTCCGTTTTCCATGATGCTAAATGAATTGGTTAGCATATCAAAATATCGTGTGATTCTAGAAAGGCGTTCACTGAAAAAATCGGTTTGGATGTTTTCTACCTCCGAAATTTGTTCAATTTCCCAAAGTATCATTTTGAATATTAATTCATTTACTTGATGGTACATAATAAATACCATTTCGTCAGGAAGTGTTGTTCTTTGTATTTGTAGATTTAAAAGTGCGTCAGTTTGAATGTAATCCCAATATGTAATTGGTTTTGACCAAAGCAGACCTTCCAATTGTACATCTGTTTTTTGGTTTATAGCGTGGTATTTTTTATCAATTTCTTTTAAAATTGATTCTGAATTATCAGTGATATTCATTATTTTTTTACTTTAAGTGGATTCTTTAATCCTTTGAATGCATCTAAATCTGCTTTTATTGAGCCAACAGCAAGTTCTGCTTTTACTCGAACAGGTAATTTATTGTTGTCGTCTGATATCCATAGCGTTACACTTTCTTTTTCTTTGAAAACGCGTCCCGATTGTACTAATGGTTTGAAAATCATAGTTGGAACGGTTCCAAATTTAGTTGTAATATCCTCACGACCTACGAATTTTAACTTAAATTTTGTTGTTTCGTTGTCAAAAAACATATCAATCGTTATTGAATCACCCGATTTTAGTTTGTCTATATTAGGGTGATTTCTTAGATAATAAAATGCAGAGATAATATCTTGTACATTTTTACCAACAGCGACTGTTTTTTCGGTTTTGTGTTTGTAATCTTTTACTAGAACTCGACCATCTTGAGCAAAAAAACCTTCTTGATTCTTGGTGTATCCGCCTTCGTCTATTTTTCGTACAAATTGATAAGGGGCTCCGGTTTCTTTATCAAAATAGCTTTCGTATAAATCATCTACTTTAAAGAAAAATCGTGACATACCAGTTGTGTATCCTTTGCCAATTGCATGGAATACTTTTTTATTATTTACTGTAGCTTCTTTAACTTCAAGTGTGGCATATCCAGCATTTATAATACCGTAATGTATTCTAAACTTGAACCATTCGCCTACGTCGAATGCGTCTTCTTTTTGGGAATCGAAGCTGAGTGTAAGAATGACGAATATGGAGAGGATTAGTTTTTTCATAAGTTTCTTTGACAATTTATAAAGATAAATGCAAATTCTATTCCAAATGTATTAAAACAAAAAAACTCAGTCAAGGAATGACTGAGTTTTTATGCTATTAACTAACCAAAAAACTATAAATTATGAAATTTATATCAATTTAGGAAGGAAACCACCCCCTCCTGTTTTGCGAGTGCAAAGATAGATACAAACTCCTTAAAAATAATAGTAAAAAAGTCAGTTTAACATAACATTTGCAAAAAAAGCATCAGTTTAAAGAGGATTTTTTTGCATAATGCATAAAAAAACCGTTTTTACAGCGTTCCTCGCAATTCTTGTTCTCTTTCAATTGACTCAAAAAGGGCTTTGAAGTTCCCTGCACCGAATCCTTTAGCTCCCATTCTCTGAATTATCTCGAAAAATAAGGTAGGACGGTCTTGAACTGGCTTAGTAAATATCTGTAACAAATATCCATCTTCGTCTGCATCGACCATAATGGCTAGTTTTTCAATTTCATTGATGTCTTCTTTCATCATTTCCATATGAACTCCTAAGCGTTCTGGAATTGCTTGGTAATATGTATGTGGTGGAGCTGATAAAAATTCAACACCTCTTGCTTTTAATTGTGATACAGTTTTTATAATGTCATCTGTAGCGATAGCAATATGTTGAATTCCTGGTCCGCCATAAAAATCTAAATATTCTTCAATTTGTGATTTTTTCTTTCCTTCAGCAGGTTCATTGATTGGGAATTTGATTCTTCCGTTCCCGTTAGACATTACTTTACTCATCAAAGCAGAATATTCTGTAGTGATTTGTTTGTCATCAAATGATAAGAAATTTACGAATCCCATAACGTCTTCGTAGAATTTTACCCATGTATTCATTTCATTCCAACCTACATTTCCTACCATGTGGTCGATATATTTTAATCCTGTTGGTTCTGGATTATAATCTGATTTCCATTCTTTGTAACCTGGTAAGAAAACACCATTATAATTTTTTCTTTCTACAAAAATATGAACTGTTTCTCCGTAAGTGTAAATTCCTGAACGTACTACTTCTCCAAATTCATCTTTTTCGACAGTAGGTTCCATAAACGAACGTGCGCCACGTTTTATAGTTTCTTCATATGCGCTTCTGGCGTCTTCAACCCAAAGAGCAGCAACTTTTACACCATCACCATGTTTTTTAAGATGTTCGTGAATAGGAGAGTCTTGCGTTAAGGGTGTTGTTAAAA is a genomic window containing:
- a CDS encoding DUF3108 domain-containing protein; translated protein: MKKLILSIFVILTLSFDSQKEDAFDVGEWFKFRIHYGIINAGYATLEVKEATVNNKKVFHAIGKGYTTGMSRFFFKVDDLYESYFDKETGAPYQFVRKIDEGGYTKNQEGFFAQDGRVLVKDYKHKTEKTVAVGKNVQDIISAFYYLRNHPNIDKLKSGDSITIDMFFDNETTKFKLKFVGREDITTKFGTVPTMIFKPLVQSGRVFKEKESVTLWISDDNNKLPVRVKAELAVGSIKADLDAFKGLKNPLKVKK
- a CDS encoding tryptophan 2,3-dioxygenase family protein, producing MNITDNSESILKEIDKKYHAINQKTDVQLEGLLWSKPITYWDYIQTDALLNLQIQRTTLPDEMVFIMYHQVNELIFKMILWEIEQISEVENIQTDFFSERLSRITRYFDMLTNSFSIMENGMEVEQYMKFRNTLTPASGFQSAQYRLIEFSSTDVINLTDRRYKESFDSNTDLETSFEHLYWQAAGKDYQTGKKSYLLQEFEKKYKSQFLTQMKEYQTKNIWQKFKQLPEKDQKNPTLVQAMRHYDHTVNITWVMQHLNTAIKYILESGKGNGEATGGSDWQKYMHPKYQRRIFFPELWSPEELANWGNEKEV
- the hppD gene encoding 4-hydroxyphenylpyruvate dioxygenase — protein: MMKNVKSVEYGLEKIFEGAQDFLPLLGTDYVEFYVGNAKQSAHYYKTAFGYQSLAYAGLETGVRDKASYVLKQDKIRIVLTTPLTQDSPIHEHLKKHGDGVKVAALWVEDARSAYEETIKRGARSFMEPTVEKDEFGEVVRSGIYTYGETVHIFVERKNYNGVFLPGYKEWKSDYNPEPTGLKYIDHMVGNVGWNEMNTWVKFYEDVMGFVNFLSFDDKQITTEYSALMSKVMSNGNGRIKFPINEPAEGKKKSQIEEYLDFYGGPGIQHIAIATDDIIKTVSQLKARGVEFLSAPPHTYYQAIPERLGVHMEMMKEDINEIEKLAIMVDADEDGYLLQIFTKPVQDRPTLFFEIIQRMGAKGFGAGNFKALFESIEREQELRGTL